A single genomic interval of uncultured Desulfobulbus sp. harbors:
- a CDS encoding metallophosphoesterase family protein: MARILAIGDIHGCYIALQTLCSLVNVRPEDTLITLGDYTGKGPDSRKVLDWLLLMQGYGNLVALCGNHEVMLMNARKNKTTHDKWLNTGGWTTLRSYAAQGERQGTLEDIPDAHWHFLDHHLKPIYVTAHYFFVHATVAPDLPLDAQPESYLFWNKFKRSINHYSGKVMVCGHTSQKTGLPDSYDQSICIDTKPYHKNGWLSCLDVKANLLYQANQDGQTRQFRLGGFWNTPRLPLRFGVRGGLTQQVPALV, translated from the coding sequence ATGGCACGAATATTGGCGATAGGTGACATACACGGCTGTTACATAGCACTGCAGACTCTCTGCTCACTCGTCAATGTGCGGCCAGAGGATACATTGATTACCTTGGGCGACTACACGGGGAAAGGGCCTGACAGTCGTAAAGTCCTGGATTGGCTTCTCCTGATGCAGGGGTATGGTAATCTCGTTGCCTTATGCGGCAATCATGAAGTTATGTTGATGAATGCCCGAAAAAACAAAACCACCCACGATAAATGGCTGAATACCGGGGGATGGACAACCCTGCGTTCCTATGCCGCACAAGGTGAGCGGCAAGGAACCCTAGAGGATATTCCAGATGCGCATTGGCACTTCCTCGACCACCATCTGAAACCGATTTATGTGACAGCCCACTATTTTTTCGTGCATGCCACCGTTGCCCCGGACCTTCCCCTCGACGCCCAGCCGGAGTCCTATTTATTTTGGAACAAATTCAAACGGTCTATCAATCATTATTCCGGCAAGGTGATGGTCTGTGGCCATACCTCGCAAAAAACGGGACTGCCTGATAGTTACGATCAGAGCATCTGCATCGATACGAAACCCTATCACAAGAATGGCTGGCTTTCCTGCCTCGATGTGAAAGCCAATCTTCTCTATCAGGCAAATCAGGATGGGCAAACCCGTCAATTTCGCTTGGGTGGTTTCTGGAACACGCCCCGTCTCCCCCTGCGATTTGGTGTGAGAGGTGGGCTCACTCAGCAGGTCCCCGCCTTGGTCTGA
- a CDS encoding CHAD domain-containing protein — MNPYLAETWLIPEDVDTDQVLQALESNFSIEALPEYSTKVDYVDTFDWRLFRQEYILHHHDQSWALHHGESSEADLEQEGPSLSQPCFAADFPPGRLRETLEPMAGIRCLLPLATVLLDGRQYRLLNQDEKTVVRLTIERQRPEGQEFSYRLVRLFAVRGYDQELVRARTILADNSIRQDVSSLIGFEEACRSCGRYPLDYSSKFNLTLHPESPARHAMREIYLLLLETMRKNIPGVRADWDIEFLHDLRVAIRRTRSGLSLVKDVLPVTVVARFKQEFAALGSVTGPTRDLDVYLKDRQKYLDRLPPSLQPGLELFFKDLYKQRQAEQNTLSRRLRTKEIATLFDDWQRCLELDDLHPAPVAHVPIKEVADPIIHRHHKKVLRCGFNLDTTTPDEEVHRLRIQCKKLRYSMEFFNSLYPQEQLQGIIKHLKKLQDILGIFNDLSVQQTMLRDALSSMNGKTASKDQVAIAAALGGLMQSLYQEQLALRGQFKEAFAQFSDAETTDLCHQLFKK, encoded by the coding sequence ATGAATCCGTACCTCGCAGAAACATGGCTGATACCAGAAGATGTTGACACCGATCAGGTGCTCCAAGCTCTGGAGTCAAATTTTTCCATCGAAGCCTTGCCGGAATACAGTACCAAGGTCGACTACGTCGACACCTTTGACTGGCGACTGTTCCGGCAGGAGTACATACTGCACCATCATGATCAATCGTGGGCCCTCCACCACGGTGAGAGCAGTGAAGCGGACCTGGAACAGGAAGGGCCGTCCCTCAGTCAGCCGTGTTTTGCCGCTGATTTCCCACCAGGCCGCTTGCGCGAGACACTGGAACCAATGGCGGGGATACGCTGTCTTCTACCGCTGGCCACGGTTCTTCTGGATGGCCGTCAATACCGGTTGCTCAATCAAGATGAGAAGACCGTGGTACGGTTGACCATCGAACGGCAGCGCCCAGAAGGTCAGGAATTCAGCTATCGCCTGGTACGGCTGTTTGCAGTTCGCGGCTATGATCAGGAACTTGTCCGGGCGAGAACCATCCTCGCGGACAACTCGATTCGGCAGGACGTTTCCTCGCTCATCGGCTTTGAGGAGGCGTGCCGCAGCTGCGGCCGTTATCCGCTGGATTACAGTTCCAAGTTCAATCTAACGCTCCATCCCGAAAGCCCTGCCCGCCATGCCATGCGCGAGATTTATCTGCTTCTTCTCGAAACCATGCGCAAAAACATCCCCGGTGTGCGCGCTGATTGGGACATCGAATTTCTCCATGACCTCCGGGTTGCCATCCGCCGGACCCGTTCCGGTCTCAGCCTGGTGAAAGATGTGCTCCCGGTAACGGTGGTTGCCCGGTTCAAACAAGAGTTTGCGGCTCTGGGGAGCGTGACCGGTCCGACCCGGGACTTGGATGTCTATCTCAAGGATCGGCAGAAGTATCTGGATCGCCTGCCCCCCTCCTTGCAGCCCGGGCTGGAACTCTTTTTCAAGGATCTGTACAAGCAGCGACAGGCGGAACAAAACACGCTCTCCCGCCGTTTACGGACCAAAGAGATTGCAACCCTTTTTGACGACTGGCAGCGCTGCCTCGAACTGGATGACCTCCATCCTGCTCCCGTGGCTCATGTCCCCATCAAGGAGGTGGCAGATCCGATAATCCACCGGCACCATAAAAAGGTGCTCCGCTGTGGATTCAATCTGGACACAACAACGCCGGATGAAGAGGTCCATCGCTTGCGCATTCAGTGCAAAAAACTCCGCTACTCCATGGAGTTCTTCAACAGCCTCTATCCACAAGAGCAATTGCAGGGAATCATTAAACATCTGAAAAAACTGCAGGATATTCTCGGTATTTTCAATGACCTCTCGGTGCAGCAGACCATGCTCCGCGACGCCCTGAGTTCCATGAACGGGAAAACGGCAAGCAAGGATCAAGTGGCCATCGCCGCTGCCCTTGGTGGATTGATGCAGAGCCTCTATCAAGAGCAACTGGCCTTACGCGGTCAATTCAAGGAAGCCTTTGCCCAGTTCTCGGATGCAGAGACCACCGATCTTTGCCATCAACTCTTTAAGAAATAG
- a CDS encoding ParA family protein, with the protein MSVLAVYNIKGGVGKTATSVNLAYLASTERTTLLLDMAPQGSASYYFRIRSPDKFGTKKLLKGGKHIEKNILSDLCHSLREPRIFSPARIPAHHRKTLPPF; encoded by the coding sequence ATGAGTGTGCTTGCAGTCTACAATATCAAGGGAGGAGTGGGCAAGACAGCCACCTCGGTCAACCTCGCCTACCTGGCCTCGACCGAACGAACGACCCTGTTGCTCGACATGGCCCCCCAAGGATCGGCTTCCTACTATTTTCGCATTCGCTCGCCCGACAAATTCGGCACCAAGAAACTGCTCAAAGGCGGCAAGCATATAGAAAAAAATATTTTGTCAGATCTTTGCCACTCTCTTCGCGAACCGAGAATCTTCTCCCCAGCCCGAATTCCGGCGCACCACCGGAAGACTCTCCCCCCCTTTTGA
- a CDS encoding IS66 family transposase — MTIDNINVEETIQRVTSLIAAEQDLSPALKSSLEVLLLLVSLLLNRLGLNSKNSSKPPSTDPFRTKKPRSASGRKPGGQPGHAGTTLRPVSDPDIIKEIVIDRSLLPPGRYRSSGHEARQVIDLDITTLVTEWRAEIVVDEQGRRHVAPFPEGITRPVQYGIGVKVNAVYMSQFQMVPYNRIEDHFLEQMGIPVSSGSIVNFNRDAFDRLAFFEQWVQKALQQEDLLHVDETGINIGGKRCWLHNVSSLGLSHFAPHAKRGGEAIESIGILPGFHGILCHDHWKPYFHYGRVHALCNAHHLRELERAWEQDGQQWAQQLSLLLKEANEMVHGAGGCLDSATAEQYRVRYRELLQQAELECPAPAPKLNNGKRGRIAKSKSRNLLERLQSFENDVLRFLDDPLVPFTNNQAENDLRMIKVQQKVSGCFRSMEGAETFCRIRSYITTCRKQGITASKALRLLFQGRWPDFMSTLVVSVCAE, encoded by the coding sequence GTGACAATCGATAACATCAATGTAGAAGAGACAATCCAGCGGGTTACCAGCTTGATAGCCGCTGAGCAGGATCTTTCACCGGCGCTGAAAAGCAGCCTGGAAGTTCTGTTGCTCTTGGTTTCATTGTTGTTGAATCGCCTTGGTCTCAATAGCAAAAACAGTAGCAAGCCGCCGTCGACCGATCCTTTCCGCACTAAAAAACCTCGTTCTGCGAGTGGTCGCAAACCCGGCGGTCAGCCTGGTCATGCTGGAACGACACTGAGACCTGTCAGTGATCCCGATATCATCAAGGAGATTGTTATCGATCGCAGCCTGCTTCCCCCTGGGCGCTATCGCAGCAGCGGCCACGAGGCACGCCAGGTCATTGACCTGGACATCACCACCCTGGTGACCGAATGGCGTGCCGAGATCGTGGTGGATGAACAGGGCAGACGTCATGTCGCACCGTTTCCGGAAGGGATCACCAGGCCGGTACAGTATGGCATCGGCGTGAAGGTCAATGCTGTGTATATGTCGCAGTTCCAGATGGTGCCATATAATCGGATCGAGGACCACTTCCTGGAGCAGATGGGTATTCCGGTCAGTAGCGGTTCCATTGTCAATTTCAACCGTGACGCCTTTGATCGTCTGGCCTTCTTCGAGCAGTGGGTGCAAAAGGCGTTGCAACAAGAGGACTTGCTTCATGTCGACGAGACAGGGATCAACATCGGTGGCAAACGATGCTGGCTGCATAATGTTTCCAGTCTTGGGTTAAGCCATTTCGCTCCCCATGCAAAACGGGGCGGTGAGGCAATAGAGTCCATCGGTATCCTCCCAGGTTTCCACGGGATACTCTGCCACGATCATTGGAAACCCTATTTCCATTACGGCCGGGTTCATGCCTTGTGCAATGCGCACCATTTGCGTGAACTGGAACGGGCCTGGGAGCAAGATGGTCAACAATGGGCCCAGCAGCTCAGCCTGCTGCTCAAGGAGGCCAATGAGATGGTCCATGGCGCTGGCGGATGTCTCGATTCCGCCACGGCAGAGCAGTACAGGGTGCGATATCGAGAACTCTTGCAACAAGCCGAACTGGAATGCCCGGCACCGGCCCCTAAGCTCAACAACGGAAAACGGGGACGAATAGCCAAATCGAAATCCAGAAACCTGCTGGAGCGATTACAGAGCTTTGAAAACGACGTTCTTCGGTTCTTGGACGATCCGCTGGTGCCTTTCACCAATAACCAGGCAGAAAATGACCTGCGGATGATCAAGGTGCAGCAGAAGGTGTCAGGGTGCTTCCGTTCAATGGAAGGTGCAGAGACTTTCTGCCGTATCCGTAGCTACATCACGACCTGTAGAAAACAAGGCATTACTGCGTCCAAAGCACTGCGCTTACTCTTCCAGGGCAGATGGCCCGATTTTATGAGTACGCTTGTGGTTTCGGTTTGCGCTGAATAG
- a CDS encoding PEP-CTERM sorting domain-containing protein has translation MKKLFAAGIIVGAICCSAQISMACSYYDLVYVDSATWIDGGVKHEYFLYKYIAGQELPDKSWNAVNTWVNGGNSLGDYLATITSASENSFIMSNLLASFAGEIWLGGYQTPPTEPNAATGWTWVTAEPWGFTYWGSGEPNDAGGAGAEQYLGANWNGYWNDEANLDNIAGFLVEKTSPVPEPATMLLFGTGLIGLSSFSRKKRQ, from the coding sequence ATGAAAAAATTGTTTGCAGCAGGAATCATTGTAGGTGCCATCTGTTGTTCTGCTCAAATTTCAATGGCATGCAGCTACTACGATCTCGTGTATGTCGACTCGGCGACTTGGATTGATGGTGGCGTCAAACATGAATATTTTTTGTACAAGTACATTGCTGGCCAAGAATTACCTGATAAAAGCTGGAATGCCGTCAACACCTGGGTGAATGGTGGCAATTCTCTTGGGGATTACCTTGCAACGATCACCTCCGCCTCAGAAAACTCCTTTATAATGAGCAACCTTCTTGCATCATTTGCAGGTGAAATTTGGCTTGGCGGCTACCAAACTCCCCCGACAGAGCCCAATGCTGCAACGGGCTGGACCTGGGTCACAGCTGAACCCTGGGGTTTTACCTACTGGGGCTCCGGTGAGCCAAACGATGCCGGCGGAGCCGGTGCCGAGCAGTATCTGGGAGCCAACTGGAATGGATACTGGAACGATGAAGCCAATCTGGACAACATTGCGGGCTTTTTAGTGGAAAAGACCTCGCCAGTTCCCGAACCAGCAACCATGCTTCTTTTCGGTACCGGTCTCATTGGCTTATCCAGTTTTTCCCGGAAAAAACGTCAATAA